The genomic region ACGTAGCGCAGCACCTTCGGCGGCACCGGGTCGCCGCACGCCACCAGCCGGTTCAGCATCAGCGCGAAATCGGTGTCGGCGATGCACCAGTCGCCGAACACGCCGTAGCGCTCGTCGTCGATCAGTCGATCGGCCGCCGACAGCAGCTTCTCGCACGCCAGCTGCGCCGCCTCGCCCAGCGGCTTCACCGGCTCCGGAAAATAGATCCGGTCGGCCTGCCGCTCGCTCTTGAGCGGCATGAAGTCGCTGCGGATCCACGCCTGTAGCTGCCGAGCGAGCGCGCGCGTCTCGCGGTCGGCCGGCAGGACGGCCGCGTAGTGCGGCGCCGGATAGACCTCGTCGAGATACTCGGCGATCGCCGACGATTCCGACAGCGTGAAGCGGTCGTGCTGCAGGGTCGGCACGCGGCGCGTCAGCGACACCTCTCGATAGGCCGAGCCGTGTTGCTGCTTGCTCTTCAGATCGACGGTGCGAATCTCGAAGTCGAGACCTTTTTCCTTCAGCACGACGAAGGCGGACATCGCGAAGGCGCTGACATAGTCGGCGCCGACATACAGCGTGATCGGTTTCTGGCTCATGGTGTTTCCTGATCTGTGTCGGCCGGCACGGGCCGGCCGACGTTCTGAATGAATGATTGAAGCGTCTTGGAATCGATTGACGCGTGTTCCGGCGGCACCTGGCGCGGGCGCGGGCCGGAGCCGACGCGCACCGGCCATGCCGCATGGGTTCAGCCGTTTACGCGCGCCAGTTCGGCCTTCGAGGCGCCGCGCCACAGCACGACGATCCCGGCCAGCAGCAACAGCGACAGTGCGCTCCAGGCCACGCCATAGCTGGCCTGATCGACCACCACGCCGAAGAGGGGCGGCACCACGCTGATCGCGACCATGTTCAGCGTCATCGAGAAGCTGATGGTGGAGGCGACCACGGTCTTCGGCGCCATTTCTGCGATCTGCAGCAGATAGAGCGGATACCAGCCCACGCCGAACAGCCCGAGCACGCAGAAGATCGCGGTCAGTACGGCGTTCGAGGTGCCCACCGGCAACAGCAGCAACGCGATCGTCGCGGCGATGCAGATCGCCATGCTGGCGCCGAGCGAGCGCACCCGGCGGTTGGGCCAGAAGCGGTCGCTGATCCAGGCAAGGCCGACCCGCCCGGCGATGCCGAGCCACTGCGAGATCGAGAACAGCAGCGCGGCGGCCACCACCGAGTAATGGAAGCGCGCAGCGATGAACGGAATCGCATGGGTGGCGAACGTGTACTGGAACGTGACCATCGCGGCCCCGGCCAGCATGACGGGCCATAGGGCGGAATAGCCGGCCACCAGCTTCACGGCCTTGAGCAGGTTCGGCGGCGCGGCGGGCGGCGCGCCGGGAATGTTGCGCTCGTCACGATGCAGCAGTCCGAACAATATTCCTCCCGCGATGCCGATCGCCCCCTGCAGCATCAGCGCGGCACGCCAGCTGTAGGTGGCGGCCATGAGCGGCAGCACCATCGCGGCGAGCGCGGTGCCGAGCGGCAGCCCCGCCTGCCGCACGCCGGTGGCCATGCCACGCTCGTTGGGCGGGAACCAGCGCACGATGGCGCGCGTGCCGCCCGGCTGCACCGAGGCATACGAGGTGCCCACCAGCACGAAGAACAGCAGCAGCACGAGATAGCTCGGCGACACCACCGCCCCGGCCAGCGCCGAAAGCCCCATCGTCACCATCGTGAACGCGACCACGTAGCGTTCGCCGAAGCGGTCGATCAGCCAGCCCAGCATCAGCATGGTCACGACCTGCCCGCCGTTGAGCGCCGATACCGACAGCGCCCCGGCCCCCTCGGACAGATGGAACGCCGTCTGCAGCGACGGGATCAGCGTGTAGATGCCCTGCGCGGTGATCGAGGCCGTGGTCTGGGCCAGCGCCGCGACGCCCAGCACGATCCATCGGTATCGGTCGCCGCGGCCTTGCGCCAGGTTGCCGGAAGGAAGATTCGTTGCGCTCATGGATGAGACCCTGTCGAGGTAGCTGCTCCGGCAGGCGAGACCGCCGGTACGTCGTCGGAATCGGTCGGCTCCTGGGCCATCAGGTTGCCGAGCCGCGTCTGTTGCGGCAGGTTGCTCATGCTGAACAAAATGAGCGCCGCCGCTTTATCACTCTGGAACGCATGCTCGCACCAAGCGGGCACCAGCAGCAAGTCGCGCGTGGCAAGTTCCACCGCCTCGCCGGTGGCGCCGAGATAGGCCGTGCCGCTGCCCGACTGCACCACGAACAGATGCCACCATGCATGCGCATGCGGCCGCGTGGACGCGCCGGCCTGCACCACCTGCACGTTGACGGCCATGCCGGGCAGAATCTCGCAGCCGGCGGCCGCGCCGTCCGCACTCAGCGTGAAGGTGCCGCGCTCGCCGTGCGCGCAGCCGGCGAGCCGCGCCGCGATCGCAGCCCACGACCATGCCACCGCACCCGGCTCGACCTCGGTGAAATGCGCGCGATACCGCTGATAATCGAACAGTTGCCCTCGGGTCACGATATCGGCCATCTCAGCCCTCCTTGCGTGTTGCCCGCACGGCCTTGCCCGGCAACGGGTCCTCGTGCAGGCAAAAGGTGTGCGGATCGCCGCGAAAGTGCGGGAACACGCTCGCGACGAGCGGATCGTGGCCGGGAATCACGTGGTCGGGACCGTCGGCGAGCGCGTCGATGGTCTCGAACGCGTCGAGTACCTTCGCCAGGTCGTGCAGGATCGGGAACGCGAGCCGGCCGCGCACGTTGGCCCACAGGTGGGCGGCGTCGGCCGCCAGCACGACATGGCCGCGCCGCGTCGCGACGCGCACCACCTGGCTGCCGGGCGTATGCCCGCCCACCAGGCACATCTCGATGCCGGGGGCGAACTCGGTGTTGCCTTCATGCACGACGAGCCGGCCGTCGTAGAGGATGCCCACGGCCTGCAGCACGTCCTCGCGATCGTAGATCTTGCGCAGCGCCGGGTGGCGCATCTCGGTGCCGGTGCAGAAGCGCAGCTCGGCGCCCTGCAGGTGGACGCGCGCGTTGGGGAACAGGTCCAGATTGCCGGCATGGTCCCAGTGCAGATGCGTGATGATCACGTCGGTCACGCTGGACGGATCGATGTCGAGGCCGGCCAGCGCCTCGCCGACCGAGCGCATCATCTGACGCTCGCGGCGCACGCCGGTGGAGATCGGGAACGCCGTGTCGACGATCACGGTCCGGTTGGCGTCGCGCACCACCCAGAAGAAGTAGTCGAGCGGCATCGAGGCGTCGGGCGGCCCGCAGCACGCGTCGAAGAAGAAGTTTTCGCGCGCGGTGCGTTGCGCGTTACTGCCGATGCGAAGCGCGTAGACCTCGTAGAGCGGCGGCGTCGGGGCAGGCATCTGAGAAATCCCTGAAGCTGGTTGCATGATGGACCTCGGGGGCTGGCGGGCGGCGCTCAATGGGCGATCCGCGTGGTGCCGGCGAACTCGAAATCGAGTTGCCCGAGGATGCCGAGCTCGTCGGCGAGCCGGTGCAGCCCGCTGTAGTCGCGGGTCAGCGTGTTGCCGCTGCCGGGCTGGCGGCACTCGCGCACGATCTGCGCGCCGTTCGGCACGCCGAGCTGGCGCAGGATCGCCTCCCACATCGAGAAATCCTGCGCCACGAAGGCACGCAGCGCGACCGGCAGCGTCTCGATGAAGAACGCCTTCTGCTTCGCGTTCAGGCGGTGGAACACCACCTTGCTGATCTCGCCGAGCGTCTTGCTGTGCGCATACTCGTCGCGGTTGTGGAGCTGCGCGACGCTGCGGTTCTGCGGCTGGATCGTCTCGTCGTCGGCGAGGATGTCGAGGAACGCGTTGACGCTGATCTCGGCCACCGTCGCGAACACCACGGCGGCGAGCTGGCGTTGCCACGGCTCGGCGAGCGTCGCCTTCAGTGCCTCGAGCTCGCGGTAGGTG from Burkholderia glumae LMG 2196 = ATCC 33617 harbors:
- the yfcF gene encoding glutathione transferase → MSQKPITLYVGADYVSAFAMSAFVVLKEKGLDFEIRTVDLKSKQQHGSAYREVSLTRRVPTLQHDRFTLSESSAIAEYLDEVYPAPHYAAVLPADRETRALARQLQAWIRSDFMPLKSERQADRIYFPEPVKPLGEAAQLACEKLLSAADRLIDDERYGVFGDWCIADTDFALMLNRLVACGDPVPPKVLRYVERQWARPSVQQWVKQKRD
- a CDS encoding MFS transporter, which encodes MSATNLPSGNLAQGRGDRYRWIVLGVAALAQTTASITAQGIYTLIPSLQTAFHLSEGAGALSVSALNGGQVVTMLMLGWLIDRFGERYVVAFTMVTMGLSALAGAVVSPSYLVLLLFFVLVGTSYASVQPGGTRAIVRWFPPNERGMATGVRQAGLPLGTALAAMVLPLMAATYSWRAALMLQGAIGIAGGILFGLLHRDERNIPGAPPAAPPNLLKAVKLVAGYSALWPVMLAGAAMVTFQYTFATHAIPFIAARFHYSVVAAALLFSISQWLGIAGRVGLAWISDRFWPNRRVRSLGASMAICIAATIALLLLPVGTSNAVLTAIFCVLGLFGVGWYPLYLLQIAEMAPKTVVASTISFSMTLNMVAISVVPPLFGVVVDQASYGVAWSALSLLLLAGIVVLWRGASKAELARVNG
- a CDS encoding cupin domain-containing protein, whose amino-acid sequence is MADIVTRGQLFDYQRYRAHFTEVEPGAVAWSWAAIAARLAGCAHGERGTFTLSADGAAAGCEILPGMAVNVQVVQAGASTRPHAHAWWHLFVVQSGSGTAYLGATGEAVELATRDLLLVPAWCEHAFQSDKAAALILFSMSNLPQQTRLGNLMAQEPTDSDDVPAVSPAGAATSTGSHP
- a CDS encoding N-acyl homoserine lactonase family protein, producing MPAPTPPLYEVYALRIGSNAQRTARENFFFDACCGPPDASMPLDYFFWVVRDANRTVIVDTAFPISTGVRRERQMMRSVGEALAGLDIDPSSVTDVIITHLHWDHAGNLDLFPNARVHLQGAELRFCTGTEMRHPALRKIYDREDVLQAVGILYDGRLVVHEGNTEFAPGIEMCLVGGHTPGSQVVRVATRRGHVVLAADAAHLWANVRGRLAFPILHDLAKVLDAFETIDALADGPDHVIPGHDPLVASVFPHFRGDPHTFCLHEDPLPGKAVRATRKEG
- a CDS encoding diiron oxygenase, producing MTITNTKLLTQLNHAWPRRATVCDMAKFRVEGEFDPTRADYPAALVPFFTHDAIQRLDDPLRQAILTWGWIGYNRRTVAAEDLVVNPALNYLASEILAGDDWVFTESVRQTLIDEHYHTLMHLSAIQRTRAQRAITIDMELPMSVTYRELEALKATLAEPWQRQLAAVVFATVAEISVNAFLDILADDETIQPQNRSVAQLHNRDEYAHSKTLGEISKVVFHRLNAKQKAFFIETLPVALRAFVAQDFSMWEAILRQLGVPNGAQIVRECRQPGSGNTLTRDYSGLHRLADELGILGQLDFEFAGTTRIAH